The following nucleotide sequence is from Trypanosoma brucei gambiense DAL972 chromosome 3, complete sequence.
CGTTACTGTTGCCACGGAATGTAGACTATGCCCCCCATACAGAGTACGTATTTAATGGAGGTGGCTTCAATCGGGAAAATAAGATGAGAACTATTGATGAAGAGTTTGTCGATGAGGACGAGCCTGTGTTTGATGGTTGGATGACAGTAAACTTTGATAACCCCGATGACGCGAAGGATCACGTTGTGTCCTTTCTTGCGTACTTTGTGGAAGATATTCCAGAAGGGACTGAGACTAAGATCGTGAGGAAGGTTTGCATTCGTTATTACACACAGGATAATAGCATATCTGTGCAAGAGGCGAAGCAACAAAACAGTGGTATTGTGCAATCGACCATTCTGTCCCGAAGACAAGTACCGAGAAGAATGGACAACATCAATGATATTGTTATGCTGGAAGACTTCCAAATAGGTGGAACAATTACGTTATTCAGCAGAGAGTATCATATTCTTGACATGGATGCGAGAAGCCGCCTTTATTATAAGAAGGTACTTGGTCAAACAGTGCCAGAACCGTTGCCGTGGCCAATTGAGATTGACAAATTCACTACAATGCAAGCTCAACTATCCAAAAGCACTCATCGTCTTGCTACATCTGAAGATATGGACCAGAAGCGTGCGATTGAACAACAACTGACTGGTATTTACACGAAGCATCCCACGGAAGATATTCTTACAGCTCAAAACTTCCTTCGTCATAACATAAATGAGCACCTGACATTTTTAGCCCTGTGGGACGATCGCGAAAGTCTTAGTGGCGACCTTCGCTTTGTTGTGATTCGTCTGTATCTAGAAAATAACACTGTGGAGATTATTGAGAGAAGACAAGAAAATTCCGGGCGAATGGGCAGTTCGGTGATTTTGGGCCGTCAGCGGGTTGCTCGCCCCGGTGCGGAAGGGAGCAAAATCCGTTTCCAGGAGCATACGTTTGGTGTTATATTAAAGCGGGACTTTCTTGTGGCAGAAGACATGAAAGTGGGAGAAACATATCATATTCACGGTCGACCCTATTTTATATACGATGCCGACGAAGCAACACGCCGTTACATGAAGAACGAACTTGGTATTGAACTCGCACCGTGTGTAGACATAAAGCCTATCCTTGCCTCCGACGAGAAAAAGCCAATAATAttctttcctcccccacCAAACGGCTTTGGGAGCGAACGAGAAAACCGATCAAGTTGGCTAACTTTAAATCCAAGGCCGATGCGCCGTGATGttgaaaaaattgaaaaagaagagggcaGGGTCATGAATTTTTTGGCGGAGTTGGCCAATCCTTTGGTCCGCGGTGATGAGAAGAGGAGATTTGTTATATCCTTTTTTAGAGAAACTGATGAAATGTCTATTTATGAAAAACCCGAACGGAACTCAGGTTACCTTGCCGGGAGGTTTCTTGCAAAAGGTGTTTATCGGAAACCAATGCCAGATGGCTCAACTGTTCCCTATACGGCAGAGGACTTCCAGGTTGGGAAGGAGATTACAATACTTGAGCGTCCTTTTCGTCTCCTCGATATGAGTGAAGAGACGAAGAGGATACTTACCGTAACGGAGCAACTCCCTTCTGAGCAGCGGCTGAAGGAGTTACTTCTTTTATTCAAGCAGCAAATTCAGCTAAAATTTACTCGTGGCTACGAAGCCTACTGTACATTGGCTCCTAAGGGAGTATTGGGCTATCGTCAGGTTCGCGAATTCTTAAGGTCGTGTAGCTGTTCTATAACCGAGGACGAAGCACTCCTCCTCGTACACAACCTCGTTCCTTCTAGTGCCGGAGTGATTTCATTTAATGAGTTCATGGATTTGGTGAACATAACCTCTTCAGAACATATGGATGAAGCTTCACTGACGGTGCGCTCTGTAAAGAGCGTAAACATGACAAAAGACGAATCACTGAAGACAGTAGCTATCAAAACAGAGGACGTGAAACGAAGGAAACAGCTTGCAGTTGAGTTACGCCAAAAGTTGATCCAAAGGAAGGGTTCCGTACAGGAGCAGTTTCGCCTCATTGGTTGCCACAGCGCATCATCCCGGTTAAATCGAGATGTTTTCCGCCACTCACTGAACGAAGTAATGCACTTTAACGTTCCTAAGACGGACGAGGATATGCTTGTGTCACTCCTTTTCGATGGGAGAGCTGACGAAAACGGCGACATAACGTACAAGCAATTCCAAGAATTCCTTGAGGTTCAGGATGATATCtagattttatttttcaaaaattcTCCATCGTGGATGTGAACAAATACACGAATGATATTATgttttaaatttttattCATTGATATGTATACTGGTGATGTTAGATTAGCTAGAGAGGAACTGCAACATAGGTAATCGAAACCGATACAGTAGTTTTTGTATTGAATGTTGGTAGCAGCGGTCGGTTGACTGTTTAATGGCTCAGTTTGTCGCATTTTTGTAATACTTCGTTGGTGCCATAGCTGCCTTATGTTCATTTGTCCTCTCtgcgtgttgtttcttcagACTAGTTGTATGAGGAATGCCCCATTGCTCTTGTTTGGAGCGGGTGGAACCCTCGGAGGGGTGAAAAAGATAGCCAGTCCTAAGACTATTCCGTACCACAATTGGGTGCTTTCAGAAAAGTCGAGGGTCCTATTAGACTCTATTCACCATCCTCTAGTCACAGAATACTTTCTTCGACTAAACATGAGGCGTGTGGGGcttgaacaacaacaagagtGCGCTGACTTGGCTTCACTGCACACTAAAGTCGGGGACACTTCTTACAATCACGTGATGTGGAATATTCAGTACAGAGATGAACTGGACGTGTCGGAGAGGCTATCAGCCCATTTACTGAAGATTAATGACAACATAAAGTTGAAGGACCAACTTCATTCACATGAAACTCTGTCAGACGACGATCGGGATATATTACTCATGGTAGAAGAAGATGTCCGGGAGCTCGTTGAGAAGGTTCGTGACATGGATAGTGACGTGAATGCTGTCATGACGCGGCGTCTCAATTTGAGTGATGCTCTGGGATCATGTACCAACACATGGTCGCTTGAGGTTGCTGGAAAGGCTGGTGGCGAGGAGGCATCTCTATTTGCATCTGAGTTGCTCGAGATGTATAGGGCATACGCAACTGAAATAAGGCATTGGAGCGTTGATGTGGACGGTGGTGAAGGAGATGGCGAGCCCGTTAGTTCCGGTGGTCCTGCAGTCGGTGGAAATGGAATGAAAATTAAAGTTAAAGGGGAAGGGGTGTACCGCAATCTACGGCATGAGATTGGGGTTCACAAGGTTCAACGGGTACCCGTTACCGACCAAGATGGAAAGATGCAAACCTCTACAGCTGTGGTTACTCTGATGCCCGTGCTTGACCCAGTTTCTGTTGATGTTCACGAAAGGGATTGCAACATTGAATTCGTTCGGGGGTCAGGACCAGGGGGTCAGGGAATGCAAAGCAGTTCCAACGCCGTTTGTTTAACGCATAAACCATCTGGTATATCAGTCAAATGTCACCAGTCCCGGTCGGCTCTTGGAAATAAGGAACTTGCGCTACAGATGGTCGCCCAACAACTGTTGGTACGTCGTGTAAAGGACCAAAATTCTTCTCTTCATGAGACGTGGTGCAATCAATGGAGCAGTGGAGAGCGATCAGACAAAATGAGGACGTACAATTACCCACAAAACCGTGTCACTGATCATCGCCTCGGGAGGGATTACTCCTTGGGAACGTTTTTAGATGGCGGTGCTGGTCTGGTGGGATTGCACGATGACCTTAACGCAATCGATGATAGGCAACAACTTGTACGAGTGCTTTTGCAACATATTGAGAGCGACTTCAACTGTGTTacgtaaaggaaaaaaagtgacAGAGAGAAGACGTGGGTGCCTAGTTCTGTCAATCGGTACTGCGATCTTTATTCGAGTGAGCAACCCGTGTTACTCTAAACTGATGTACCTTTTTTCACCCTGCTTGGAGGTTAATAGTCCGATATAGTTATTGCTGGCTTTTTGTGCACTTTCATCTGCACCCTATTGAGTCTACTTGGAAACTATTAATAGCCAACAACCAGCTGAGGGATAACGGGTGACGAGTACTGGAACATTACAAGAAGCAACAGTATTTTCGATGGCACAGGAGGGATTGAAAGAGGTAACGGATTCTCCATATTTTCTTAAGAAGTGGCTTGCCTTTATCGATTACGCAGCCAATGACCTTTTCGGGGGCCCGCGGCCCCTCAAGGCAGCCCATGTCATCAATCTGCAGAAGGGCGGgacgcttttcttttgcttgtggTTGATGAAGAAGTCTGGTAACTACTCCGCAACGGCGATAACATATACCGCCCTTCATGGTGGATACGGTCTCTGCTGGTTACTGAAAGAGCTTGTTTTCCCAGATCCAAAGTGGCAAAAACACATCACGTTTGCAGGGGCTCTCACCATATTTGCCTCTGTTCTGGGACCCTACTGGTATATTGTATACAATGCAATTATGAGGAAGGCAGAGCGTTCTGAGGGTGCACTCTGCGCAGCAACTCTTGTATACTTAATTGGACTTGTAATGATGATGTGCAGTGACTGTCAAAAATACTTCgtgttgaagaagaagaagggtcTTATAACTGATGGTTTTTTCTCTCGTATTCGGCATCCTAATTACCTTGGGGAGATGATGATCTATGGCACGTTTGGCTTCATCTCGAATCATGTGGGGTCCTTTGGGGTTCTTGCGTGGGTTTGGGTAGGActgtttctccctttcatGATTCAAAAGGAGGCAAGCATGAGTCGCTACAGTGAATGGAGGGCGTACAAAAGCCGGACTGGTTTCTTGCTACCAAGTGTTCTTCCTCCGAAGCAGAAAACTACAACGGTAGAATGATGCAGCGCGAGCATTCGAAGTTAGTTCTTTTCTCCCATCAATATTAGTGGGGCTATGGTTCTATCCCATCTTCAGTGTGGTCGGCTgcgttttttcccttttat
It contains:
- a CDS encoding peptide chain release factor 1, putative; translated protein: MFICPLCVLFLQTSCMRNAPLLLFGAGGTLGGVKKIASPKTIPYHNWVLSEKSRVLLDSIHHPLVTEYFLRLNMRRVGLEQQQECADLASLHTKVGDTSYNHVMWNIQYRDELDVSERLSAHLLKINDNIKLKDQLHSHETLSDDDRDILLMVEEDVRELVEKVRDMDSDVNAVMTRRLNLSDALGSCTNTWSLEVAGKAGGEEASLFASELLEMYRAYATEIRHWSVDVDGGEGDGEPVSSGGPAVGGNGMKIKVKGEGVYRNLRHEIGVHKVQRVPVTDQDGKMQTSTAVVTLMPVLDPVSVDVHERDCNIEFVRGSGPGGQGMQSSSNAVCLTHKPSGISVKCHQSRSALGNKELALQMVAQQLLVRRVKDQNSSLHETWCNQWSSGERSDKMRTYNYPQNRVTDHRLGRDYSLGTFLDGGAGLVGLHDDLNAIDDRQQLVRVLLQHIESDFNCVT